The Ignavibacteriota bacterium region ACAAAACCCTTTTCCCGCATCACTTTCGGATCGTAGATATTCCTCCCGTCGAAGACCACGGGTTCGCGAAGGAGCGATCTGATGCGCTCAAAATCCGGGCGCCGGAACTCGTTCCACTCGGTCAGCAGGACGAGGGCATCCGCGCCCTTCACCGCGTCATAGTTGTTATCGACGAGCTTCACCCCTTTGCCGAACCGTTTCTTCGCCTCGTCCAGCGCCGCCGGATCGAAGGCGCGGATCAGCGCACCTTCGCGGACGAGCGCATCCACCACCGTCAGCGCCGGAGCCTCGCGCATGTCGTCCGTATTCGGCTTGAACGCCAACCCCCAGAGCGCGATCACCTTCCCCTTCAACCCGGCACTGAAATGCTTCTTGATCTTGTTCACGATGACGAGCTTCTGTCGGCGGTTGACGGCCTCAACGGCCTCCAGGATCTGCAGATCGTACTCGTTCGTACGTGCGGTATTGAGCAGCGCGGAAACGTCCTTGGGGAAGCACGACCCTCCGTACCCGATGCCCGCGAACAGGAACTGGGTGCCGATGCGCTCGTCCGTCCCCATCCCTTTCCGCACGAGGTCCACGTCGGCGCCGAGGCGTTCACAGAGATTGGCGATCTCATTCATGAACGACACCTTGGTGGCGAGGAACGAATTGGACGCATACTTTGTAAGCTCGGAGCTATGGATGTCCATGACGATCAGCGGGTTGCCGGTCCGGACGAACGGTCCGTAGAGGTCCTGCATGATCGCGAGGGCTTTCGGGCTGCTGGAGCCGATCACGATGCG contains the following coding sequences:
- a CDS encoding UDP-glucose/GDP-mannose dehydrogenase family protein encodes the protein MKLSVVGTGYVGLVVGTCFAESGNDVICVDVDEQKLRTLRKGESPIYEPGLTEFLKKNIAEKRLTFTSDLDAAVKKSEVIFLALPTPQAEDGSADLQHVLEVSRKIGRIMNGYKVIVNKSTVPVGTGDRVREIIAKETKHPFDVVSNPEFLKEGAAVNDFMKPDRIVIGSSSPKALAIMQDLYGPFVRTGNPLIVMDIHSSELTKYASNSFLATKVSFMNEIANLCERLGADVDLVRKGMGTDERIGTQFLFAGIGYGGSCFPKDVSALLNTARTNEYDLQILEAVEAVNRRQKLVIVNKIKKHFSAGLKGKVIALWGLAFKPNTDDMREAPALTVVDALVREGALIRAFDPAALDEAKKRFGKGVKLVDNNYDAVKGADALVLLTEWNEFRRPDFERIRSLLREPVVFDGRNIYDPKVMREKGFVYYGIGRGNS